The following DNA comes from Chrysemys picta bellii isolate R12L10 chromosome 25, ASM1138683v2, whole genome shotgun sequence.
TAGTGCATTAGAGGTCTAGTGTACTAATAGATCAAAGTCATTCAAGGTTGTGGGTTCAAGTCCCACCAGAGTCAAatttcggggggagggatagcttggatagctttgagcattggcctactacacccagggttgtgaattcagtccttgagagggccactgaggaatctggggcaaaatcagcacttggtcctgctagtgaaggcagggggctggattcaatgaccttttaaATAttgagagggagggatagcttagtggtttgggcattggcctgctacacccagggttgtgagttcaatccttgagggggccatttagggatcaggggcaaaaatctgtctggggattggtcctgctttgagcagggggttggactacatgactcctgaggtcccttccaaccctgatagtctatgattcttgGGTTAGTTTCATAGTATAGATGGTGAGCTTTAAAGCTGCAGAAAGCTCTTTTAGTATTAGTCCATAGGTTACAGTGCAGTGTCCAATATCAAGGTGATCTAGATGGGACTGGAGACCTCGGTCCTGCATCTAAAACTtgccctgatgaagcttaagcagatctgagatgaaaggatcagggccctagagtTTTTTTATAGTTGTACAGCAGCCTCTTGACAGCGTGGAGTCCTTGGGTGAGCCAAAGGAGGCTGCACTATGGCTGCACACCCTTCAAAGTGCTTTCCTCTTCCAACCAACATCCCCTCTGCCTTCAGCCAACTAGTCTTCATCCAagagctgatctcatccaagcactgggcTATGGTGGTAGTGACATGGTCCTGTGTGATGAAGGACTAGAGCTATGTCATCCACATACTGCTGGCACGAGTCCATGTCATTTGACCATTCACCCAGTGGCTGTGTGTAGATGTTGAACAGGAGCAAAGAAAGAATTGAGCCTTGTAGAACTCCAAAGGTGAGGGATCTAGTGGTTAAGGTGCAGTTTCCCATCTCTACTCATAGGCGTCGACTTCTGCtcctgccggtgggtgctcgacccccctctgtccctggccccaccctgactccaccccttccccaaaattctCACCCCAActtcaccccctccctgcccctattcggactccttcctcaaatccccacccaggccctgcctctaccccgcctcctcccctgagcgcaccatgttcccgctcctccctctccccccccgagCGGCCAAACTGCTGTTTAGTGGTGGccggggggaagcgctgggaggtaggcggaggaacGGGGATGCGGCATGCtcaggcggggggaggaggcagaagaggaggtgaggtggggtgggggaggggagcttggctgccggtgggtgcagagcacccactaatttttccccatgggtgctccagccccagagcagccacaaagtcggcgcctatgtctcTACTCATTGTCTCCCCTTCCAGGAAGTAGTAAAATCATTTTAGCACATTACCCTGGACCCCTTACCTCTCTCAGGCGAGCTGGTTTTTGATTCCTTCTCCTGAAGCTGGCAGCTAGAAATGCCCTCAGTTACTGATGCCCATTGGAAATCCTCACTCTGCCCTCTGTAACTCCTATGGAGCTGCATGGGTGTAAGAGGAGAGAATTGACACCTCAGAGTACCATAGGTGTGTGATCTGCTACACAGAGACTGCTGGGAGCCAGTGTGAATCTCTACACAGACTTCAGGACAGCCCTAATTTGTGCCCCTGGTTCAGTGGCCCCCATAGAGTTTTGCAGGGGTGCAGAATCACCAGGGCACATTTGGTCATGTCCCCTACCAGAAGTGGGTTTCAGACACGGCTGTTTGCAGACCAAGTACAGGCAACCAGAAAGTGCACCTGCCATCACTGATGCAGGGTCCAGAAGAGTAAGGGAAGGGAGGGATGCTTTGTGCACAAACCACCTTGCATCACATTGGGAGATTCATATATTCCAAGGCAAGAATGGACTGCTGTGGTCACCTAATCTGATCCCTGaggataacacaggccagagacctgccccaacaTAACCCtttgagcagatctttcagaaaaatgtccaaccttgattttaaaatggtcagtaatggagaatccaccataattCCCtcaggggagggacagctcagtggtttgagcattggcctgttaaacccagggttgtgagctcaatccttgagggggccacttagggatgtggggcaaaaatcagtatttggtcctgctagtgaaggcagggggctggacccaatgaccttccagctctatgagataggtatatctcaatatattattatgacccttggtaaattgttccaatggttaattatcctcactgtcaaaaatgtacacttctttccattctgaatttgtcgagcttcagcttccagccactagatcatgttatatctttctttgctagattgaagagcccattaacaAATATTTATTCCCAACATAGAGAGTGTAATCACATCATCCCTTGACATTCTCTTTGTTAACCTAAAtacattgagctccttgaatctagcactgtaaggcatgttttctaatcctttaatcattcttgtggctcagGGGTGGTATGTGAATCACCAgctgggggaggctagtcccTTCCGCCTGAGACCCTGCCCCTTTCCGTGCTCCCCGccggagcccagagccccccccaccACAGCCACCTACCCCAACCCCAGGCTAGCCCCCCTAGCCCTGGAGCACTGGGAGGGTGGTTGGCATATGGccacaactcccccacccccgcatccccAGAGTGCTGAGAGGCTGAAgctcccccagctctggagcACTGGGAGGATGTGTGACCACAGGCCCCCGCAGACCCGGAAGGGCGGGTGACATGTGGCAGcagccccctcagccccagagcgccgggaggacaggcataggtgctggaactagggctgCGGGGGGTACTtcagcacctcctggcttgaagtggtttccatcatatacagggtccacagtttggttcaatggctcccagcacccccactatacaaattgttccagcagccctgaGGGCGGGCGGCGTTGCCCCAGCCCAAGCCGGGGTCACTGGAGCTGCCAGCGCACACCTAGCAGGAAGCAAGAGGGGGCTGGTGGCGGGTCATGAgcagggccacacctggctgtttggggaggcacagcctcctccAGCCTATGGTACCCACTGCCCAtgttatggctcttctctgaaccctctccaatttaccaacatccttcttcaattgtgTACCCCAGAATTGGACAGAGTATTCctgcagtgccaaatacagagataaaataaccacTTTACTCCTACTTGAgtttcctgtttatgcatcccagggttGCATCATCTCTTTTGGCCACGGCGTCACTTTGAaagctcatgtttagctgattattcatcatgacccccaaatcttttttaatgtcactgcttcccaggatagagtctcccaCCACATAAGTATGgcctccattctttgtttctaaatgtatacatttacacataGCTGCATTATAAAGCgtattgtttgcttgagcccagtttaaccaagtgatccagattgctctgaaccagtgacctgtcctcttcattatttaccaccccCCAAttattgtgtcatctgcaaacgtcatcagtgatgattttatgttttcttccaagtcattgataaaaatgtaaaatagaaCAGGGACAAGAACTAATCCCTGGAGGTCCcaactggaaacacacccacttgatgacaattccctatttatcattacattttgagacctatccgttcacttgtttttaatgtgtttttaatgtatttgccatgttaattttatatcattctagtttttaatcaacaTATCATGTGCTACCAAGTTAAACAGCTTACAGAAATCTAAATGCATTACGTCAACACTATTACCATTATCACCCGACTTGTAACCCCATCAAAAAAagtatcaagttagtttgacaggatctattttccataaacccatgttgatttgcattaattacattaccctctaTTAATTCTTTATGAAtggagtcccatatcagctgcttcaTGGGGGAATGTGAGTGTTGTAGTGTACATACCTATCTACTATTGCTTTGATGTGATGTTAAGAGAATTTAAAAGATTATTAAAAGCTTATTAAAACTTCCTGCCTCTTTCTTGCTTCCCAAGCACCTGCACAGCAGCGAAGTGTAAAACGAAAATCTTAGTTAAATGATAATGTATTAAAACTAAACCAGGCAGCCCTGCTCGTAAGTGAGCCATTGTAATATTCAGGAAAAGTGCAAACTAACAGTGAGACCAGTCAGTGCAATCTCATAGGTAGTGGAATTGCCCATTGCCAGGGTATCCGTTCTCTTGAGCCcatggatgcatgggggttgagTGAACAGGCCCATGCACATTTCAATCCCAGAAGTGCATTGATGAGCCATCACCCACCTCCTCCCAGCATTGTCCAGTGGCTGCATTGGCTGTTGGACATGGTAGCATGAGGCAAGTCCTGGTGCTGGTGCAGGTGCTGGAGCCTTCTAGCATCTGTGCTTTTAatagaatcatacaatatcagggttggaagggacagggccggctctaactttttagAGCGCCGCACCGTGCCACCGAACCCCCCGCCAAAGCGCCGCACCGGGCCAccgaaccccccgcccccagtgctgggccgggccgcccaaacccccgtgcCCCCCCAACGCCGCGCCATGCCGCTGAAACCCccggagcgccgtgccgcccaaacccctgcccccctgagcgccAGGCCGGGCCGGCCAACCCCCCCGAGCACGGGGCCGGCCAAACTCCTGCCccgcccaaacccccagagcGCTGGGCCGCACCGCCGAATCCCACCCCCataccccccagcgccgcaccacCGAAACATTCCCCGCGCtgcccagccaaaaaaaaaaaaaaagaaaaaacccttgAGCGACGCCCcgctgaacaacaacaacaaaacaccgcGAGCGCCCCCTGCAACctcaacattggccgccccttctcaggtgccgccccaagcacgtgcttggtcagctggtgcctggagccggccctgggaagggacctcaggaggtcatatagtcccacctcctgatcaaagcaggaccaatccccaactaaatcatcccagccagggctttgtcaagccaggccttaaaaacctctaaggaaggagattccaccacctccctagggaacccattccagtgcttcaccaccctcctagtgaaaaagtttttcttttcaGTGGATATAACGCAATTTGGGTCCCTTAGGTACAAATGGGTCAATAAGACTCAACTATGTATCATGAATTGCTCATAATTGAACAGAAATCAATTGCAGAGCCAAGATAAGAACCACATTTTGATATCCACCCTCCAAACCATTGTTACATAGttgaactttaaaaataataatacaagatGTCAGACAACCATCTCAATCAGAAtttatttaatcaaagattaCTAGCCAAAGATTAATACAGCACAATTCAAAATACAGAAAGGAAGGTTTTGTTCTTTACCCAGCCAATCTGAAGTCTGCTTGCATTCACAGTCACATGCGTTGCTCTATGGCTAATTAATTTTCTATCCATCATAGCTCTAGATCATAATGTTTAACATTATAAATTATATCATTTGTAAGCTCTGACACTACCATCTTTGGAGTGTCTCTCTTAGGGAGCAGCTGGTGCACAAGCAAAGTGCAGGtaaattttcaaacatgactAGGAATTAAGTCTTATTTCTCTCGTTATACATGTTGCggacagagctgggcaaataactgattttttggtttggtggtagttccaattttttaaaatcatgttgaATTgaccccaaaacaattttttgatACTTTTGGCAAATTGAGaggttaaaaaaatcatttggcctcagacaaaacatttcactttgatTTAGAGCATTtttataaaacttttttaaaaatacaattgaagttatttttaattaaaaaatttaaatattttgttttgaaaatgtcaaaagaaaatgttttgacttgTTTGGAGTTTGTTAgctttgttttcaaaatgaaaacttcGGTGAAACTAACACAAATTgttgatattacctcacccaccttgtctcacaaaTTATTGAAACATTTCCGTGACACCAAATCATTTTTTGCAGAGAAACAGTTTCAGTCAGAAAATGTCACCCAGCTGTGAAGCAAGCAGCCTCATGCATAATAATAAACAGAAATGTTGCAGCGGGGAGGGACGATGTACCCAtcctgggtgaaatcttggcctcattGTAGCTAACTGCAAaatttcattgacatcaatggccaggatttcatcccctgTCTGAGCACCATAAGATTAGAACAATGCAAAATGAATGTGGCTCAACTCCTATTTGCTAGCCGATGGCCTCTTGTCATTTGTAGAACTATCTCCATAGCCATCAACAGCAGCTCTGAACAGGGTTCCCTAGGTGCTACCTAAAACCTGAGTGACACTTTACACATGGAGCTGAGTCAGCACAGAGGTGATGAGGGCACTGGCTTGAATAAAGAATCAGTTTAAATCCTACCATATGCTTGCTCTTTTCCTTCCAATATAATCAGGGCCCTGCCCAGGCTCCTTAGGAACCCAGAGGAGTGAAGCATGAAGTAGCTCAGGTCTTTATAGTCATGGCTCTGTTTGCATTTTAGGTACTGTCATCCCTATGGGCTGAAAATAAAAGAATCAATTTTCAATGACTGAAATTTGGTTTTCTTTGGACAGATGCCTtctacctgctgctgcctggagtgCTCTTCAGCATTTGAGAAGCTGCTGTCCTGTCATTTGGTAAAAtcaaaataacaaacaaaaaaccaacagcCATGTTTCTGACTGACCCTGCAATGCTGTtattccttctgctgctgctgcggaGGCCAAGTTAGTGAGTTTGCTAACAAATATTTTCATGGAATCATGCTGACACCAGTGGAGATGTCTTGATAAAGAAAGGAGCAAATCTTCCATTGCCTGTAGGCTCCTTGAGGACAAAGGACACCAGCATTTGCCAAACTGAAAAAGACAAAATCAGGAGAGGAATAAATGATGTTTTCAAGCTTCTACAAGTTCTACAGACAATAAATATCAGCCCTTGTAAGTGTTAACACACTGGACTCCCTTTCTGTATGGTGACCTGGGTCCAGCCTTGCTTAAGTTCATGTGTCAAATCTTCGTATAGAGACACACCCATAAATAGGAACGGGGCAAGGGAGTTTGCTATCTACCACCTGACATGTGTCAGTGTAAGGGTCAAAGAGCACCATGTTGGGGACAGCCATGTTCCccttcctctgtcccaggagatAAATTCGGCCATTCGCAGTGCTGCATCCCATGAAGAATTTCTGAGTCAGGCACTCTTCATCCACTTGGGTCCATTCATCTGTGTCCATATCAAAGCGAAAGGCTCCTCCTCCTATGGTGTAGAGTGCTCCATTCAGAGCTGTAACACAGAGGTCATACCTAGGGAGAAGGAAAACTGGTGATCTCAGGAGGACACAAAGAGAAAGGTCAGCACCCCCAGCATGCATCCAGTTTCCTCTAAATGGAAAACCATTGAACAATTTGTATAGATGCTGAGAATAACTCAGTTTGATGATGGTGAGTGAAGATCTCAGGCCCTCTCTGCAATATTCTTACTAATCAACTCTCTGCTTTACTTGCATCAGAAGTTAACTGAAATGTTGCTACTCTTTAGCTTTCAATAATAACCATCCACTTCAGGGAAAAATCACCTCCTTTAAATATCAGAGATcagacatgcatctgacaaagtgggtattcacccacgaaagcttatgctccaatacttctgttagtctaaaaggtgccacaggactcgttgtcgctttttacagatccagactaacacggctacccctctgatacttgacttcttTAAATAGTTATTAATCTTTCCTGGAACACTGTCAGGTAGTTTAGGGCCTGGGATTTAATAGCAATTGCCTATCTTTTCTTCTTTAATTCAATGAATACtgcttttattttgcatttaaatatccccctgcagccccaaacAAGAGCGAAATGCTAGGGCAAGAGCCCTAGATAGTGAAACTCACTAGAAACTGAGCAGTCTAGTGTCACTGTCCAAGTCCAGTGAAAGTAAAAAGGTAAACAATAGAAATAATGCCAGCCTTTGGTGATCATATTTTAAAGTGCGGTGATTGTCCAAAACAGCAACTTGGGGCTGTTTTTACAATCTTTCTCAACAGGTCTGCTCTTGGAATGAAATTCACTTGTGCAGAGGACAGCATGAGGCCTTCACACCAGTGCATCAGCTTTTTGCTGGCCCTGCACAGAGGTAAATTTCAACCTTTGTCATCAGATTAAAGGGGCACCTGAGCATAGAGAAAAAACTGCCTTTGTGATACCCTAGGGAGTGTTTCAGTTCTGCAGAACACCTTTCAGACTCATGAATGCATCAAGGACATTTCAGAGGGTAGCTAATGGTCTAACCCAAGTTTTGATAATTGAAGACATACTAACATACCTAGATGACTTCATTTGTTCCCACAAAACATGGAAGGAACATCTGGTAGGAATGGAAAGGATCCTAAAGCTTTGTAAGGAGTCAGGGTTTAAATTTTTGGGAAACAAGTATCAGTTTACAAGGAGTCACACCACCTTCCCAGGACATATAGTCAGTGCGGAGCCCCCACCTTGGAAACTGAATGTTACAAAGGTCTGGAAAATACTCCTTACACTCAGAGACTCAAAAGAGCTCCGTCTATTTAATTTATGAAAGAGAAGGTGATTATGTGATTTAATTACAATCTAGCGAGGGCTTATACAAAGAGAAGACATCTGATACTAGAtggctctttagtctagcagaaagacataagatccaatggctggaagttgaagtcagcAACATTctaactggaaataagatgcacatttttaatagtgagtgtaattaaccattggaacagattaGCAAGGGATGTGGTCAATTCGCCTTCATTTGAAGCTTTTAAATGAAGACAAGATCAATCTTTCTATTAAATATGCTCTAATTCAATCACAAGCCATTGCCTGAAGTTAGCAAAGTTCTAACTGAAATAAGATGCCTACTTTAACAATGAAtgaataaccattggaacaagtcAGTAAGGGGTGTTGTAAATCCTCCATTACTTCtagtctttaaatcaggattggctGTCATTCTAAAAACTATGCTGTAGCTCAGCTAAAAGTTGCTGGATTAGATATGAGGAGAAGTGGTGAGGTTGTCTGGCCTATGCaatgcaggaggacagactacacgaccataatggtcccttctggccatgaaATGTATGGACCCATGAATGGGAGGGGACATGTTTCACAAGATGGTGAATAGAGGATGTGGCCACAAGAGAATCTGTTAAAATACTGTCAAGGCAGCCAATGAAATGTCTGAGGACCCTTGAACTAAATGCTATGCGATTCTTTACTTTGCAAATCTTTGTGATGTGATTTTCATCTTGGCATTGTCCCTTTTATATTGATTCTGACTCGCACTAATTTGAGAGCCAGACAACAATGGCCGGGGGGCTGAGCTGGAACTTCTACTACTGGTATGTTTATCTCTAAATAGAGAAGTAAATAAACCCTCAGCAAACTGCATGCATTGTTCTGGGCAGAAGCAGGTGTGTCTGACTCATGCCCCCTCTTTCCTGCTCCCTCCACACATTTGTTTGTAACACTCACTTGGTGCATCTGGAGTTAAATTAAGTGTACGCTCTTTAGGGCAGAGGTTGCCTCTTACTATAGGTTTGAGCTGTACCCTGCACATTGAGGCTTGATCTGAGTGCAGCCTCTGGTGTCACTGTAACAGAAATTCATAAATAAAATCAATcaataatacctagttcttatatagcacttttaatcTGCGAGTGCTTTACAAGGAGGTCAGAATAGTATGAACAATAATAAAGTTAATTCTgtcttttaaaaagaggaacagtTGCGACCCTAGAAAATAGGGGCCAATCTAAGTGCTGCTGTGAACCTATCCTGGACATCACCTTATCCCTTCAAGAGATGGAACAGCTTGACGAGATACAGGTTACAAACAGAAACCAGCATGATCAGATGGATCATACCAGACCAACCAGGGGAGAAATTCAGCGCAACTGAAGTcggtaggagttttgccattgacttcaatgaaaaccCCGTGAAATCTTTTTCAGGGAGTCACATCCCAGAGCAGAGTTCCTCACCTGGGAAGTGGTGAGAAGGAGATGACATCCCAAACATCCTTCTCCATGTCCAGTCTCTGCACTCCACCATACACATCTCCCTTTTCATCCAGGCCACAGACCACGTAAAGCCTGGTCCCCACACTGACTGCACCTGCTCTCTCCACAGGCTGAACCATGGGGCTCATGCTTTGCCATTGCGAGTCCATTAATGCCAGGCGCTCCACATCTGGGATTATGCCCTCATCTGTGCTCCCTCCAAGCACATACAGATAGAGCCCAGCCCCTACGGCACAATGGCTGTTGCGAGACTGCTTCATAGCAGGCCCTTCCAGCCAGTTGTTGTCCCAGCAATTATAGATCAACACCCAGTCCACGCTGTACCACACAAACTCATCTCGGAAATAACCTCCCGTCACAAAAAGGAAGTTCCCTGGGGATAGAATGGAAAGAACTGTCAGGCAGAGGCATCTCTCAGCCATCCTCATGCATATCCTGCTGCCCACTTCCCCTCAAGCAATTTGCACATTTAGGCTTCCTTCCTGCAGCCTGATCTGTGTGGAGTCCCTTGCACCTGAGCAAGTTCTCCTTGGAATCAATGGGGTTCCAGGTAGGTATGGGGTCTGCCCATGTAGATCAGAGTGCAGGACTGGAGTCTTAATCTCTCCTTCAGCTTCTAATATGGATGAGACATGAACAGTTTGCTGCAAATATTTGACACTCGGTATTTGAAATTTAGCTGCATTGCCTGCATTGTGATTGGTCATGTAAGTCAGATGGCCTTGTTTCTCTTCCTTGATAGGAGGAAGCTAACTCTGAAAATAAGGTTTTCTATAGAGTACTAAGCTTAAAATGTGCATTCCACAGGTATTCATCCCATTACAACTTGATCACCCCAAAGCCATCACAAAATGGCTGCAAAGATAGAGCTAATCTGCTCTTTAATTTGCACTAAACGTCACACCAGTTTACATTTGTTTCAGTATTTGCTCAGATGTGTCAGACTAACAGAATATAGTAACTCTCCCATAAGAGTAATGCACTCAGTGTAACACAGTCAGGTCCGTGCAGTTAATTCTGAAGATCATCACTGTGACAGAGAGGGCTCTGGCCCTAAGAAGGAAGCTATACAATAGAGTTACTCTGCACAACTGATGTAAGTGGGAGTAGAGTCATAGCTTTAATGTTTATGCCCCATGATCATCACATTCAGAAAGAatgaatatttccttttttcagtCAAGTCCCCATACAAACCCCTTACAGCCAAGCCACCAGGACTAACAGGTCTTTGAACCAAAGAGAACTTTAGGTCTGAGTTAAGTCACTAACAGCACTGATGGTTTAATGGGGGGAGAATCTGAGCCCACAGCAATCAAGGCTCCAAACCCTGACTTCCTCTGAGTTTGCCCAGTTCTTGCTAGGTGCCACCTGCACTATTTGTTGCAAAGAGTTCTGAGCACACATGCATCTCAGAGAGTTACCTACTGCTGCCACTGCATACTGGATGAGGTTCCTGCGCTGCAGCGGGGAGCAAAGATGCCAGGTGCCAGATTTAGGTTGAAACTGAAATAATTCTTGCTGCTCCTTATCATGCTTCCCTCCCAGAATATATAGGGTCTCATAGCTCCtgctggtgcaaggagacagCTCCATGTTCCTCCATCTGAGTGGAGGGCAGCTGTCTAACTTCTTTAGCAGCCTGGCAGAGGTATCCTTCTCTCCAGGGCTTTTGCTTTGTTTCACCAAGATATCAAGGAAGGAAAGACTCAGGAAGGTTACCCTGACCTGCCCCACCAAGTCCAAGAAGGCCTCCTCCCTAGATGCTGGGTCCTGCATTATCCATTTCATCACAGTATCAAAAACGACATCCTCTTGGGGAACAAAGAGGTCATTGTTTTGCAGGAGCTGCAGCAACATTTCTTTGGGAAGCTTCTTAAATTCTTCCTGAGAAGTCACTTCCGTCCAGTGCGTGAGAGCCACGCTGAGAGCTGATGCATGAAGCTCTGGACAGGCAAAGCATTGGGCATAGGCCATCAGGCTCAGACAGTTGGAAACGTGCAGCTCCCTCTCCAGGAACTTCTCACACATCCTTTTCACTCTCTCAAACTGGAGGAAGTCGGCTGTTTCCAGCAGGCGGGTGACATTGTGCAGAGTTATGAGCACCTTGGCTGTGCGAGTGAACTCGAGAAGCGCTTGGAAAGTCTCTGCATCTACTCCTCTGATCACTATGTGGTGTTCGGAGCTCTCTCTAGTGCCCCCAAAAAACATGGCCTCAAAATAGCGACTGTGGAGAGATAATGCACCACGATTGACCTGGAAAAGTCTCTGTCCAATCTCAAGAATGGTGTCGGTAACTGGTTCTGCCCGAAGTCTCAGCCCTTCTGGTTCCTGCGCACAGTCCATGTTAGTTGTCAGCTGGAGGAGTTAAAATTAACTCAGCCCTTCAGCACCCTTTGCTCATGTGAGGCATCTGGAACTGTGACTTTGATAAATATGTGATATGCCAGCCTTGTCCTAAAAATAGACCATGCTTCCTAGGCTCCTGTCTGGCTCCGTCTTTCCCACTCTCACTAAGCTTATTCTGCCACCACTTCGCTCCTCTCAGACCcctcagcagctgcagcagtaagGCTGTAAATCAATACT
Coding sequences within:
- the LOC101946073 gene encoding kelch-like protein 23 yields the protein MDCAQEPEGLRLRAEPVTDTILEIGQRLFQVNRGALSLHSRYFEAMFFGGTRESSEHHIVIRGVDAETFQALLEFTRTAKVLITLHNVTRLLETADFLQFERVKRMCEKFLERELHVSNCLSLMAYAQCFACPELHASALSVALTHWTEVTSQEEFKKLPKEMLLQLLQNNDLFVPQEDVVFDTVMKWIMQDPASREEAFLDLVGQVRVTFLSLSFLDILVKQSKSPGEKDTSARLLKKLDSCPPLRWRNMELSPCTSRSYETLYILGGKHDKEQQELFQFQPKSGTWHLCSPLQRRNLIQYAVAAVGNFLFVTGGYFRDEFVWYSVDWVLIYNCWDNNWLEGPAMKQSRNSHCAVGAGLYLYVLGGSTDEGIIPDVERLALMDSQWQSMSPMVQPVERAGAVSVGTRLYVVCGLDEKGDVYGGVQRLDMEKDVWDVISFSPLPRYDLCVTALNGALYTIGGGAFRFDMDTDEWTQVDEECLTQKFFMGCSTANGRIYLLGQRKGNMAVPNMFGKCWCPLSSRSLQAMEDLLLSLSRHLHWCQHDSMKIFVSKLTNLASAAAAEGITALQGQSETWLLVFCLLF